AAAGGGGAACCACATCTCATGGATGTCTGACTGGTACGAGACCATGAGCAAGATGATCACGAGCACGGCTGCTACGCCCCAAGGAGAAGAACCAGCACGGTGGATGGAGTCCTGTTCAGGCCATGGGA
The window above is part of the Brassica oleracea var. oleracea cultivar TO1000 unplaced genomic scaffold, BOL UnpScaffold32028, whole genome shotgun sequence genome. Proteins encoded here:
- the LOC106322429 gene encoding uncharacterized protein LOC106322429, encoding KLVFMLSPLFLLLLVHIFSGGLSFYVPWPEQDSIHRAGSSPWGVAAVLVIILLMVSYQSDIHEMWF